A genome region from Microplitis mediator isolate UGA2020A chromosome 4, iyMicMedi2.1, whole genome shotgun sequence includes the following:
- the LOC130667067 gene encoding chromodomain-helicase-DNA-binding protein 1 isoform X1, with amino-acid sequence MMQKTQIESESGKESASDSDNESKSDQSSSSSGSNSGSESDSDSSSSSSGGSNSSAGSAGSDYSAKSVKSDAPAQNDSFQSNKCSSGNSTSAKIKSRRESSREWDDNPDIYGIRRSGRSRKGPERLDTTNTSRDSDNDNRKKLKKKSSQNSWNSESSGDSDSEDFENRRLPPPTSKSINRRAAQKAKDNVRPKKKQRRLMSASSDNSSFDSDDNRRHVASRRAGTAAVSYKEQSDEGTASEDLVDVDEAAQQQSHQLDPADNAETIERILAERIGKKGVTGNVTTVYAVEENGDPNLPKHDNESNKEESQVQYLIKWKGWSHIHNTWESEESLKAQKVKGLKKLDNFIKRDSEIKQWRAYACPEDIDYFECQLELQQELLKSYNNVERIIAEYKKPDSEYPDYYCKWESLPYAEATWEDGALIVKKWPDKIKEFRDREDSKRTPSRHNKVPGRRPKFHQVKEQPKYLGGGRKDLVLRDYQMDGLNWMIHSWCKDNSVILADEMGLGKTIQTICFLYYLFHTHQIHGPFLLVVPLSTMTCWQREMTLWAPDMNFVTYLGDVTSRNIIREYEWCYYGTKRLKFNAILTTYEIVLKDKLFLGQLDWSVLLVDEAHRLKNDDSLLYKALTEFRTDHRLLITGTPLQNSLKELWALLHFIMPNKFSDWEEFEKEHDNAAQKGYSKLHKQLEPFILRRVKKDVEKSLPAKVEQILRVEMTSLQKQYYKWILTKNYNALRKGVKGSTMTFINIVIELKKCCNHAFLTKPMDYDRDKKEVNEDYLQQIIRGSGKLVLLDKLLVRLRETGHRVLIFSQMVRMLDILGEYLQKRHFPFQRLDGSIKGELRKQALDHFNAEGSTDFCFLLSTRAGGLGINLATADTVIIFDSDWNPQNDLQAQARAHRIGQKNQVNIYRLVTKNSVEEEIVERAKQKMVLDHLVIQRMDTTGRTVLDKKASGNTPNNNPFNKEDLNAILKFGAEELFKDEEDGDEEPTCDIDEILRRAETRDDSSAPATVGDELLSAFKVASFAAFEEESTEPVTEADANDNGEESKDWAEIIPENFRKKIEQDEKCKEMEDLYLPPRSRKTLQQINSRGGGKDDRGNRKRRKAQTDEESDDGDDSGGSDADGTDDERPKKRGRPRMQPRESIKSFTDVEIRRFIKSYKKFPAPLKRLDDIAVDSELQEKPMAELRYLGELMKSRCDACIAEFETASKETHSRDKGEEKVKKEGKGRKRGRGPTFKLSGVMVNAKSLSAAEKELEPLDQALPKDEEQRAAWHLDVKLKPANFDCEWNSDDDSRLLRGIYTHGMGSWEAIKMDSSLKLGDKILPNDNKPQVKQLNARAEYLLKILKRQMDMKHGLTRKMRKPRKPKEIKSAITKELVDDNDSAGGGSAAGGSGDENKKPKFKGDKQQHVNVSKKDEADTIVKKEIKDEVSDGGGGGAAAAATGGGGTDSAVVAEDKRKEKKVKKDKKDGKKNKRSKQGGSALATGPMHFTANNEPRALDVLGDLDPSVFNECKEKMRPVKKALKALDQPDQSLSQTEQIAHTRQYLVQIGNQINTCLSEYKDPEQIKEWRTNLWKFVSKFTEFESKKLYKLYKHATRSKGEDDNSNMFSSPEKKDESSSQQQKHTQDKSHHSQQSMETTPASVPATNTGKDSRSSKRRFADESEENSNSSLPNKKHLTGNHHHHHHHTSNTSNNSSRHSSTTPGPNTLITATTTTATSSTSTTTGAMNSTTVPLGSNSNSNSGNSVSGSDTMRQKELKESSKHGKDIKRDRDRDRDRDRDRDRMHDRGMDRLVGSTKDERIRRDSGGYAAGGGHYSGARDDDHWVNRESRDPRDNRFNDHKRDRFDYGSRMPAGGYHRDRDRDRDRGMHINDKRSDYYRYSSGPPPQNNYGYGGPVVAGSYNSGGGIGNYPPGDMPSGHYRNRGYLGESGGGGGGGGGYSNDWRPNKDYRRDYDRRPPPSSNTNT; translated from the exons AAAACGCAGATAGAATCTGAGTCTGGCAAAGAGTCAGCATCTGATTCGGATAATGAGAGTAAAAGTGACCAAAGTAGCAGTTCCTCTGGTAGTAATTCCGGATCTGAGAGTGATAg TGACTCTAGCTCATCAAGCAGTGGCGGTTCAAATTCCTCAGCGGGTTCAGCAGGATCTGATTACTCGGCTAAATCGGTAAAATCCGATGCACCTGCACAAAATGATAGTTTTCAGAGCAACAAATGCTCGTCGGGTAACAGCACATCAGCTAAAATCAAAAGTCGTCGCGAGTCGAGTCGTGAGTGGGACGACAATCCCGATATTTATGGAATCAGGAGATCGGGAAGATCTCGGAAGGGACCGGAGAGACTTGACACCACAAATACATCACGTGATAGTGATAATGATAACcgtaaaaaacttaaaaaaaagag TAGTCAAAACTCGTGGAATTCCGAGTCATCAGGAGACTCTGATTCCGAGGACTTTGAAAACCGACGATTGCCTCCTCCGACAAGTAAATCGATAAATCGACGAGCTGCTCAAAAAGCTAAAGATAATGTACgtccgaaaaaaaaacaacgtcGTCTTATGTCAGCTTCTTCTGATAACTCATCATTCGATAGTGATGACAACCGGAg acaTGTTGCATCGAGAAGAGCAGGAACAGCAGCAGTCAGTTACAAAGAACAGAGCGACGAAGGTACAGCTAGCGAAGATTTAGTTGATGTTGATGAAGCAGCTCAGCAACAATCACATCAATTAGATCCAGCTGATAATGCTGAAACTATTGAAAGAATTTTAGCTGAAAGAATAGGGAAGAAAGGag tgacTGGTAACGTAACAACTGTATATGCGGTTGAAGAAAATGGAGATCCAAATTTACCAAAACACGACAATGAATCAAATAAAGAAGAAAGTCAAGTACAGTACCTGATTAAATGGAAAGGTTGGTCTCACATACACAACACATGGGAGTCTGAGGAATCATTGAAAGCACAAAAAGTAAAaggcttaaaaaaattagacaattttataaaacgtgacagtgaaataaaacaatggcGTGCTTATGCTTGTCCTGAAGATATTGATTACTTTGAATGTCAATTGGAGTTACAGCAAGAGCTcctaaaaagttataataatgtCGAGAGGATAATTGCTGAATATAAAAAACCTGACTCTGAGTACCCGGACTATTATTGTAAATGGGAAAGCTTGCCTTATGCTGAAGCTACGTGGGAAGATGGTGCGCTTATTGTTAAAAAGTGGCCggacaaaataaaagaatttcgcGATCGTGAGGATTCTAAAAGAACACCAAGTAGACATAATAAAGTACCCGGAAGACGACCAAAGTTTCATCAAGTCAAAGAGCAGCCCAAGTATTTAGGCGGTGGTAGAAAAGATTTAGTACTTCGTGACTATCAAATGGATGGTCTCAACTGGATGATTCATTCATGGTGTAAAGATAATAG tgttatTTTAGCGGACGAAATGGGATTGGGTAAAACAATCCAAACAATATGCttcctttattatttatttcacacTCATCAAATTCACGGGCCATTTTTGTTGGTCGTACCCTTGTCGACAATGACTTGTTGGCAACGTGAGATGACTTTATGGGCACCTGATATGAATTTTGTTACTTATTTAGGTGACGTTACTTCCCGTAATATC ATTCGCGAGTACGAGTGGTGTTACTACGGTAccaaaagattaaaatttaacgcAATACTTACGACATATGAAATTGTATtgaaagataaattatttttgggtcAACTCGATTGGTCGGTACTTCTAGTCGACGAGGCGCACAGACTAAAAAATGACGATTCACTTTTGTACAAAGCTTTAACTGAATTTCGTACCGATCATCGGCTTTTAATAACCGGTACCCCATTACAAAATAGTTTGAAAGAATTATGGGCACTACTACATTTTATTATGCCGAATAAATTTTCCGACTGGgaagaatttgaaaaagaaCATGACAATGCTGCACAAAAGGGATATTCAAAGTTGCACAAACAGTTGGAACCATTTATATTACGTCGTGTAAAAAAAGATGTTGAAAAATCATTGCCAGCAAAAGTTGAACAGATTCTTCGGGTTGAAATGACATCACTGCAAAAGCAATACTACAAATGgatattaactaaaaattacaatgcattACGTAAAGGCGTCAAGGGATCGACAatgacatttataaatattgtaattgaattgaaaaaatgttgCAATCATGCATTTTTAACGAAACCAATGGACTATGATCGAGATAAAAAGGAAGTAAATGAAGATTATTTACAGCAGATAATTCGAGGTTCGGGTAAACTGGTTTTACTCGATAAACTATTGGTACGTTTACGTGAAACAGGTCATAGAGTATTAATATTCAGTCAAATGGTTAGAATGTTAGACATCTTGGGTGAATATTTGCAAAAACGTCATTTCCCATTTCAACGTTTAGACGGAAGTATAAAAGGCGAATTACGTAAGCAAGCTCTTGATCACTTCAATGCTGAAGGTTCTACTGATTTTTGCTTCCTATTATCAACACGTGCTGGTGGTCTTGGTATTAATTTAGCGACTGCTGATACTGTGATAATATTTGACTCTGATTGGAATCCACAAAATGACTTACAGGCACAAGCACGTGCTCATCGTATTGGACAAAAAAATCaggtaaatatttatcgttTAGTTACGAAAAATTCTGTTGAAGAAGAAATTGTTGAACGGGCGAAACAAAAAATGGTACTTGACCATTTAGTTATACAGAGAATGGACACAACTGGACGGACTGTATTAGATAAAAAAGCTTCCGGTAATACTCCTAATAATAATCCATTTAATAAAGAAGATTTGAATGCAATATTGAAGTTCGGAGCGGAGGAATTATTTAAAGACGAAGAGGATGGCGATGAAGAGCCGACGTGTGATATCGATGAAATTTTACGTCGTGCTGAAACTAGAGATGACAGCAGTGCACCAGCAACTGTTGGGGATGAGTTGTTATCAGCTTTCAAAGTTGCCAGTTTTGCGGCATTTGAAGAAGAATCAACAGAACCAGTCACGGAAGCTGACGCTAATGATAATGGCGAGGAAAGTAAAGATTGGGCAGAAATAATACCGGAAAACTTTCGTAAGAAAATCGAACAAGATGAGAAATGTAAAGAAATGGAAGATTTATATTTACCACCGCGTAGTCGTAAAACATTGCAGCAGATTAATAGTCGAGGTGGTGGAAAAGATGATAGAGGAAACAGAAAACGACGTAAAGCACAAACTGATGAGGAGAGTGATGATGGTGACGACAGTGGTGGCAGTGATGCTGATGGTACTGATGATGAACGACCGAAAAAACGTGGCAGACCTCGCATGCAACCGCGTGAATCAATTAAAAGTTTCACTGACGTTGAAATACGCAGATTTATAAAgagttacaaaaaatttccggCTCCATTGAAGCGGCTTGATGACATCGCTGTTGATAGTGAGTTGCAGGAGAAACCAATGGCTGAATTACGTTATCTCGGTGAGCTAATGAAGTCAAGGTGCGATGCTTGCATTGCCGAGTTTGAAACAGCGTCAAAAGAAACGCATTCGCGTGATAAAGGAGAGGAAAAAGTTAAGAAAGAGGGGAAAGGACGTAAACGCGGGCGGGGCCCAACGTTTAAGTTGTCTGGTGTTATGGTAAATGCTAAATCATTGTCTGCAGCTGAGAAGGAATTAGAGCCACTGGATCAGGCATTACCGAAAGATGAGGAGCAGCGCGCGGCCTGGCACTTGGATGTCAAATTAAAGCCAGCGAACTTCGATTGCGAGTGGAATTCTGATGACGATTCACGTTTATTGCGCGGTATTTATACTCATGGTATGGGTTCATGGGAGGCTATAAAAATGGATTCGAGTCTTAAACTTGGTGATAAAATACTTCCCAATGATAACAAACCACAGGTAAAACAATTGAACGCACGTGctgaatatttattgaaaatattgaagAGGCAGATGGATATGAAGCATGGGTTGACGCGTAAAATGCGAAAACCACGTAAgccgaaagaaataaaatcagCTATTACTAAGGAATTGGTTGATGATAATGACAGCGCTGGTGGTGGCAGTGCTGCCGGTGGATCAGgtgacgaaaataaaaaacctaaATTTAAAGGTGATAAGCAGCAGCATGTTAATGTTAGTAAAAAAGATGAGGCAGATACTAttgttaaaaaagaaattaaggACGAAGTTAGTGATGGCGGTGGCGGTggtgctgctgctgctgctactgGTGGTGGAGGTACTGATTCGGCTGTCGTCGCTGAGGATAAGAGGAAAGAGAAGAAAgtgaaaaaagataaaaaagatggtaagaaaaataaaaggagCAAACAAGGAGGATCTGCTTTGGCTACTGGACCAATGCATTTTACGGCAAATAATGAACCCCGTGCACTCGATGTTCTAGGTGATTTAGATCCTTCTGTATTTAATGAGTGTAAAGAAAAAATGCGACCTGTTAAAAAAGCACTCAAAGCATTGGACCAACCAGATCAATCGCTCAGTCAAACTGAACAAATTGCACACACACGTCAGTATCTAGTACAAATAggtaatcaaataaatacatgTCTTTCCGAATACAAAGATCCTGAACAAATAAAAGAATGGCGTACTAATTTATGGAAATTTGTATCTAAATTTACTGAATttgaatcgaaaaaattatataaattgtacAAACATGCAACGCGCTCCAAAGGTGAAGATGATAATTCAAATATGTTTTCAAGCCCTGAAAAAAAAGATGAGTCAAGTTCACAGCAGCAGAAACACACACAAGACAAATCACATCACTCGCAACAATCAATGGAAACAACACCAGCGAGCGTACCGGCAACCAACACTGGCAAGGATTCGCGGTCATCTAAACGACGCTTTGCTGACGAGAGtgaagaaaattcaaacagCAGCCTACCcaacaaaaaacatttgacAGGAaatcatcatcaccatcatcatcacaCCAGCAATACTTCAAATAATAGCAGCAGACATTCGTCGACCACCCCTGGACCGAACACACTGATCACGGCGACAACAACAACGGCCACTTCGTCGACCTCAACAACAACCGGTGCTATGAACTCCACTACGGTACCACTTGGATCGAATAGTAACTCAAACAGCGGTAATAGTGTCAGTGGTAGTGATACTATGAGACAAAAAGAATTGAAGGAGTCTTCGAAGCACGGTAAAGACATTAAACGTGACAGGGATCGGGACAGAGATAGAGACAGAGATAGAGATAGAATGCACGACCGAGGAATGGATAGATTAGTTGGTAGTACAAAGGATGAGAGAATTAGACGCGACAGTGGAGGATACGCTGCTGGTGGAGGACATTACAGTGGCGCTCGTGATGACGACCATTGGGTGAACCGGGAGTCCAGGGATCCTAGAGATAACAG attCAATGATCACAAGCGCGATAGATTTGATTACGGGAGCAGAATGCCTGCAGGTGGATATCATCGTGATCGCGACAGAGATCGTGATCGCGGAATGCACATTAATGACAAAAGAAg tgattacTATAGATACTCATCAGGTCCGCCACCTCAAAATAATTACGGCTATGGGGGACCGGTAGTGGCTGGTAGCTACAACAGTGGAGGAGGAATAGGAAATTATCCACCGGGAGATATGCCATCAGGACATTACAGAAATCGAGGATACCTCGGAGAAAGTGGGGGTGGCGGTGGCGGTGGTGGCGGTTATTCAAATGATTGGAGACCGAATAAAGATTACAGACGCGATTACGATCGAAGGCCTCCACCGTCATCGAATACCAATACgtag